In Bacteroidia bacterium, a single window of DNA contains:
- a CDS encoding response regulator, translating to MSDLKVLIVDDEPGIRSGISRILRNYRVGYPFLEEDFGFTLTEAETGEIALEILEKQEIDIVLLDNKLPGIEGIDVLEQINKRNYDTAVMMITSYASLELAVTATKRGAYNFVPKPFTPEELRGAIESITKHLFLKRMTKKMSETARQIRFQFLSVLSHELKSPINAIEGYLKIMQEKQAGTSIDDYMHMINRSIERITGMRSLIMDMLDLTRIENGTKSRNLKEVDIIECTKMAISSMEPMAIQKNIKILTDFPASLLLTADSNEVEIIANNLISNAIKYNRDNGTVTISIFTDKTNLNIIVEDTGIGINAEEQEFLFQEFMRIKNKKTQNISGSGLGLSIVKKIIELYNGTITVESQPDVGTKFLVKIPFKAQPV from the coding sequence ATGTCAGATTTAAAAGTTTTAATAGTCGACGATGAGCCTGGAATTCGCTCAGGAATTTCAAGAATACTTAGAAATTACCGCGTAGGATATCCATTTCTTGAAGAAGATTTTGGCTTTACTTTAACTGAAGCCGAAACCGGAGAAATTGCTTTGGAAATTTTAGAAAAACAAGAAATAGACATTGTTTTACTAGATAACAAATTACCCGGTATTGAGGGAATAGATGTACTCGAACAAATAAATAAAAGAAATTACGACACAGCAGTAATGATGATTACATCTTACGCATCACTCGAGTTAGCAGTTACTGCCACAAAAAGAGGCGCATATAATTTTGTTCCCAAACCATTTACCCCAGAAGAATTACGTGGGGCAATTGAAAGCATTACAAAACATTTGTTTTTAAAACGAATGACAAAAAAGATGAGCGAAACCGCTCGTCAGATAAGATTTCAATTTTTATCTGTTTTGTCGCATGAATTAAAATCACCAATAAACGCTATCGAAGGTTACTTAAAAATAATGCAGGAGAAGCAAGCAGGTACTTCAATTGATGATTATATGCACATGATTAATCGCTCAATTGAAAGAATCACCGGCATGAGAAGCCTGATAATGGATATGCTTGATTTAACACGCATAGAAAATGGAACAAAGAGCAGAAACTTAAAAGAAGTAGATATTATTGAATGTACAAAAATGGCAATAAGCTCAATGGAGCCTATGGCTATTCAGAAAAATATAAAAATTCTTACAGATTTTCCGGCAAGTCTGTTATTAACTGCAGACAGTAACGAAGTTGAAATTATTGCAAATAATTTGATTTCAAATGCCATTAAGTATAACAGAGACAATGGAACTGTTACTATTTCAATTTTTACAGATAAAACAAATTTGAACATTATTGTTGAAGACACCGGAATTGGCATTAATGCCGAAGAACAAGAATTCCTGTTTCAGGAATTTATGCGAATTAAAAACAAAAAGACACAAAATATAAGTGGCAGTGGTCTTGGTTTATCTATTGTTAAAAAAATAATTGAGCTTTATAATGGAACAATAACTGTTGAAAGTCAGCCAGATGTTGGAACCAAATTTTTAGTTAAAATTCCGTTTAAAGCACAACCTGTTTAA
- a CDS encoding response regulator — protein MNSRKLILIVDDDIDFISQIKHYCEKFGYETMTANSENEALELIKTRKPDLAMLDLMMEKDDSGFILSYKIKQKYPDVPVIIATAVTSETGLIFGVESHEEQQWIKADLIMEKGVRPDQLQREIKRLLKE, from the coding sequence ATGAACTCCAGGAAATTAATTTTAATAGTAGATGACGATATTGATTTTATTAGTCAGATAAAACATTACTGCGAAAAATTCGGGTACGAAACAATGACTGCAAACAGCGAAAACGAAGCTTTAGAGTTAATTAAGACAAGAAAACCAGATCTGGCAATGCTCGATTTAATGATGGAAAAAGACGATAGCGGTTTTATTTTGTCATATAAAATCAAACAAAAATATCCTGATGTTCCTGTAATAATTGCAACAGCAGTTACTTCAGAAACAGGATTAATTTTCGGAGTAGAGTCGCATGAGGAACAACAATGGATTAAAGCCGATTTGATTATGGAGAAAGGTGTTCGTCCAGATCAGTTACAACGTGAAATAAAAAGATTACTTAAAGAATAA
- a CDS encoding histidine kinase yields MAKFTNSNPLVFTRKNRCKMCYTCVRECPVKAISIINGQANVITDRCIACGNCVRNCTQEAKIYYNSIEETVNILKSDKRKIAIVAPSFVAEFLEIENYKQFVGMIKALGFDDVVEVSFGADMIANEYRNLLTKSDLQIISSDCPAVAFYIMHYMPELVTKLAPIVSPMVATGRIMRKKYGENVNIVFISPCIAKKAESQEINAVLTFTELRQLFASFKIFQNNVIESDWDEPKAGSGAFLPISRGLMQNISKNVNVGDNDIIVTDGYINFREALMELSSGHIKSQYTELLCCEGCIMGPGMSKNGRKFQRRNLVKSYANEKVKNLNIEEWQKNIEKYSDVDFSTHFENMDRRASVPERKEIDLILKNMGKSSAEDYLNCGACGYATCEEHAIAIFQGLAEIDMCLPETIKKLHSTIEELHTTNGKLANTQQQLNKSEKLAHMGQLSAGIAHELNNPLGVITMYSNLLKEEIPADSQLFKDLELIAEQANRCKVIVGGLLNFARKNQVKLTETDINEFVKHSLSSVIIPNNVTASFCSEVKEALMMIDAEQMMQVLTNVEKNAIEAMPDGGELKLVVKGNDKEIEINISDTGTGVEKENMDKLFTPFFTTKEIGKGTGLGLPIVYGIVKMHKGKIDVISNVDKSQGPTGTTFKIALPKNI; encoded by the coding sequence ATGGCAAAGTTCACAAATAGTAATCCACTTGTTTTTACGAGAAAAAATCGTTGCAAGATGTGTTATACTTGCGTGAGAGAGTGTCCCGTAAAGGCTATCAGTATTATTAATGGTCAGGCAAATGTTATAACCGACAGATGTATTGCCTGTGGTAACTGCGTAAGAAACTGTACACAGGAAGCAAAAATATATTATAACTCAATCGAAGAAACAGTAAATATTTTAAAGTCAGATAAAAGAAAAATTGCAATTGTAGCCCCAAGCTTTGTAGCTGAATTTCTAGAAATTGAAAATTACAAACAATTTGTTGGCATGATTAAAGCCCTTGGTTTTGATGATGTTGTTGAAGTAAGTTTTGGTGCAGATATGATTGCAAATGAATATAGAAATTTACTTACAAAATCAGATCTTCAGATAATTTCCAGTGATTGCCCAGCTGTAGCATTTTACATTATGCATTATATGCCCGAATTAGTTACAAAACTTGCACCTATTGTTTCGCCAATGGTGGCAACCGGTAGGATAATGCGTAAAAAATATGGCGAAAATGTGAATATTGTTTTTATTAGTCCTTGTATTGCAAAGAAAGCAGAATCACAAGAAATTAATGCTGTATTAACCTTTACTGAATTAAGACAATTATTTGCAAGTTTTAAAATATTTCAGAACAATGTTATAGAATCTGATTGGGATGAACCAAAAGCTGGCAGTGGAGCATTTCTACCCATTAGTAGAGGGTTAATGCAAAATATTTCAAAAAACGTAAATGTTGGCGATAATGATATTATTGTAACAGATGGTTATATAAATTTCAGAGAGGCATTAATGGAATTATCCTCCGGTCACATTAAATCACAATATACAGAACTATTATGTTGCGAAGGTTGCATAATGGGACCAGGCATGTCGAAAAACGGCAGAAAATTTCAACGCAGAAATTTAGTAAAATCATATGCCAACGAAAAAGTCAAGAATCTAAATATTGAAGAATGGCAAAAAAATATTGAAAAATATAGCGATGTAGATTTCAGTACACATTTCGAGAATATGGACAGAAGAGCCTCTGTTCCTGAAAGAAAAGAAATTGATCTTATTTTAAAAAACATGGGTAAATCTTCAGCTGAAGATTATCTTAATTGTGGTGCATGTGGTTATGCAACCTGTGAAGAGCATGCGATTGCTATATTTCAGGGATTAGCTGAAATTGATATGTGCCTACCCGAAACAATTAAAAAACTTCACTCAACAATTGAAGAATTACATACTACCAACGGAAAACTTGCCAACACACAACAACAGCTAAATAAATCTGAAAAACTTGCTCACATGGGACAACTTTCAGCTGGTATTGCACACGAATTAAATAATCCACTTGGCGTAATAACAATGTACAGTAATTTACTTAAAGAAGAAATTCCTGCCGATAGCCAGCTGTTTAAAGATCTTGAATTAATTGCCGAACAAGCTAATCGTTGCAAGGTAATTGTTGGTGGTTTACTAAATTTTGCAAGAAAAAATCAGGTTAAACTAACCGAAACAGATATTAATGAATTTGTAAAACATAGTCTTAGTTCTGTTATTATTCCAAATAATGTTACTGCATCTTTTTGCTCAGAAGTTAAAGAAGCTTTAATGATGATTGATGCAGAACAGATGATGCAGGTTCTTACAAATGTTGAGAAAAATGCAATAGAGGCAATGCCAGATGGCGGAGAATTAAAGTTGGTTGTTAAAGGAAATGACAAAGAAATAGAAATAAACATAAGCGATACCGGAACCGGTGTTGAGAAAGAAAATATGGACAAACTTTTCACTCCATTTTTTACTACAAAAGAAATTGGAAAAGGAACAGGACTTGGTTTGCCCATTGTTTATGGAATTGTGAAAATGCATAAAGGAAAAATTGATGTTATTTCCAATGTTGATAAAAGTCAGGGCCCTACAGGTACAACATTTAAAATTGCATTACCAAAAAATATTTAA
- a CDS encoding iron hydrogenase small subunit: protein MNFTIEVNNQKIEAVKGETLLETLTANGIKVPTLCHMKGMIPTGACRICVVEQKLTGKLITACSYPVEEGMQILTNSPKVTESRKTIVELLLSNHPDDCLYCSRNKNCELQDLAETYHVRERRIRGKKNTHHLDLSSASIVRDPAKCILCARCVRVCDEIMNVNAIDILYRGSKSEIGTTFNKGLNTSSCVNCGQCIMVCPTGALTEKDHFPEILEALAHTNKTVVVQYAPSITVSIAEELGLKAGEDLNGIMNAALRKIGFDYVFDTSFTADLTIMEESAELIQRIVNGGTLPMITSCCPGWVKYTEEFAPEFLPNLSSCKSPQQMMGALVKSHFAEISNIKPEDIYSVSIMPCTAKKFEGQRKEMTQKGISDIDAVLTTREFVKLIQLFGIDMNNIEPQLADSPLGLRSSAGKLFANTGGVMEAAIRTAYFKLNGKEMVNFKIPPLRGTKGCKIAKIQITEKLEIGVAVVSGLSNSEELLKEIKNGRNDIHFIEVMACPGGCISGGGQPINSNEEALKERIKSIYKIDEKEPIKVSHKNPEIIDIYKDFLGEPLSHKSHDLLHTSYAKRDDVIL, encoded by the coding sequence ATGAACTTTACTATAGAAGTTAATAATCAGAAGATAGAAGCAGTAAAAGGAGAAACCCTTCTTGAAACTTTAACTGCAAACGGAATTAAAGTTCCAACTCTTTGTCACATGAAAGGAATGATTCCAACAGGTGCTTGTCGTATTTGTGTGGTGGAGCAAAAATTAACTGGAAAATTAATCACTGCTTGCTCATACCCGGTTGAAGAAGGAATGCAGATTCTTACAAATTCACCAAAAGTTACCGAATCAAGAAAAACAATTGTTGAGCTTTTACTTTCAAACCACCCCGATGATTGCTTATACTGTTCACGAAATAAAAACTGTGAATTACAAGATCTTGCAGAAACTTATCATGTAAGAGAAAGAAGAATAAGAGGTAAGAAAAACACACATCACTTAGATTTATCAAGTGCCAGTATTGTTCGCGATCCAGCAAAATGCATATTATGTGCACGATGCGTAAGAGTTTGCGACGAAATCATGAATGTAAATGCCATAGATATTTTATATCGTGGTAGCAAATCTGAAATTGGAACAACTTTTAATAAGGGCCTAAACACTTCAAGTTGTGTTAATTGTGGTCAATGCATAATGGTGTGTCCAACAGGAGCGCTTACTGAAAAAGATCATTTCCCTGAAATTTTAGAAGCATTGGCTCATACCAATAAAACAGTTGTGGTTCAATATGCTCCGTCAATTACAGTTTCTATTGCCGAAGAACTTGGACTTAAAGCTGGTGAAGATTTAAACGGAATAATGAACGCAGCTTTGCGTAAAATTGGTTTCGATTATGTTTTTGATACTTCTTTTACAGCCGATTTAACTATTATGGAAGAATCTGCCGAACTAATACAAAGAATTGTAAACGGCGGAACTTTACCAATGATAACTAGCTGTTGCCCAGGATGGGTAAAATATACCGAAGAATTTGCTCCGGAATTTTTACCAAATCTATCATCATGTAAATCGCCACAGCAAATGATGGGAGCATTAGTAAAATCTCATTTTGCAGAAATTTCAAATATAAAACCCGAAGACATTTATTCGGTTTCAATAATGCCATGCACTGCAAAAAAATTCGAAGGACAACGCAAAGAAATGACACAAAAAGGAATATCGGATATTGATGCTGTTTTAACTACCCGTGAATTTGTTAAGCTAATACAATTATTTGGTATTGATATGAATAATATAGAACCACAATTAGCCGATTCACCTTTAGGGTTAAGAAGTTCTGCTGGTAAACTTTTTGCCAACACTGGCGGTGTTATGGAAGCAGCGATTAGAACTGCATATTTTAAGTTAAATGGCAAAGAAATGGTAAACTTCAAAATTCCGCCTTTAAGAGGAACTAAGGGATGTAAAATTGCAAAAATTCAAATAACAGAAAAACTTGAAATTGGTGTAGCTGTTGTTAGCGGACTATCAAATTCCGAAGAACTTTTAAAAGAAATTAAAAACGGAAGAAATGATATTCATTTTATTGAAGTTATGGCATGTCCCGGTGGTTGCATTAGTGGTGGCGGACAACCAATAAACTCAAATGAAGAAGCTTTAAAAGAAAGAATAAAATCAATTTATAAAATCGACGAAAAAGAACCAATAAAAGTATCTCATAAAAACCCTGAAATTATTGATATATATAAAGATTTTTTGGGCGAACCATTAAGTCATAAAAGTCACGATTTACTGCATACCAGTTATGCAAAACGCGATGATGTAATACTATAA
- a CDS encoding 4Fe-4S binding protein yields MTNKLEKDKKFLIENLLSEKPVNKNIEDSLAEFKNEKITVPHIYVGAGTCGLASGADKILKAVETYLKDKKITAVVIETGCIGLCSSEPLLDIQIPGKNRISFEKVTEEKVADIIDKILNIELPDSKILGQFKSPKMLSWENVPFIHEHQFFKKQMRLVLKNCGIVNPVNIEEYIARGGYAPYLQTLRKKSSITVCDEIEKSGLRGRGGGGFLTGKKWKFAAGTESDQKYLICNADEGDPGAFMDRAVIEGDPHRLIEGMGIAAFGIGATKSYVYIRAEYPLAIKRLKIALEQAREYGLLGENIFGTGVNFDIKVKMGAGAFVCGEETALINSIEGKRGMPRPRPPFPAVSGLFGKPTIINNVETLANIPGIMENGYKTFAAIGTEKSKGTKVFAMSGKIAFTGLVEVPMGTTIREVLFDISGGIKDNKKFKAVQIGGPSGGCITEANLDIPIDYESIIKAGAMMGSGGLVVMDEETCMVDIAKFFMNFIQSESCGKCIPCREGTKRMLEILEGITKRPSNDNTYSALERVNGVIQLEKLSTVIKETSLCGLGQTAPNPVLSTLKWFRHEYEEHIFDRKCAAGVCTELRIFKIDVSKCTGCTVCAKKCPSGAIIGGKKTPHFVVQDKCISCGACVEACKFDAIEIL; encoded by the coding sequence ATGACAAACAAGTTGGAAAAAGACAAAAAGTTTCTGATTGAAAATTTACTTTCAGAAAAACCTGTCAATAAAAATATTGAAGACAGTCTTGCCGAATTTAAAAACGAAAAAATTACAGTTCCTCACATTTACGTAGGTGCAGGTACCTGCGGATTAGCATCTGGAGCCGATAAAATATTAAAAGCTGTTGAAACATATCTTAAAGACAAAAAAATAACAGCTGTTGTTATTGAAACAGGTTGTATTGGATTATGTTCATCGGAACCATTATTAGATATTCAAATACCCGGAAAAAATCGAATTTCTTTTGAAAAAGTTACAGAAGAAAAAGTTGCAGATATTATAGATAAAATTCTAAATATTGAACTGCCTGATTCAAAAATTTTAGGACAATTCAAATCACCAAAAATGCTTAGTTGGGAAAATGTCCCATTTATTCACGAACACCAGTTTTTCAAAAAACAAATGCGTTTGGTTTTAAAAAATTGTGGAATTGTAAATCCTGTAAATATAGAAGAATACATTGCACGTGGCGGTTATGCTCCTTATCTTCAAACATTACGTAAAAAATCTTCAATAACTGTTTGTGACGAAATAGAAAAATCTGGACTAAGAGGCAGAGGCGGTGGAGGTTTCTTAACAGGAAAAAAATGGAAATTTGCTGCAGGAACCGAAAGCGATCAGAAATATTTAATCTGCAATGCAGATGAAGGAGACCCCGGAGCATTTATGGATCGTGCTGTAATTGAGGGTGATCCACATCGACTAATTGAAGGAATGGGAATTGCTGCTTTCGGAATCGGAGCAACAAAATCTTATGTTTATATCCGTGCAGAATATCCACTGGCAATTAAACGTCTGAAAATAGCACTGGAACAGGCACGAGAATATGGTTTACTTGGCGAAAATATTTTTGGAACAGGAGTAAACTTCGATATAAAAGTTAAAATGGGAGCTGGTGCATTTGTTTGTGGTGAAGAAACAGCACTTATAAACAGCATCGAAGGAAAAAGAGGAATGCCTCGCCCTCGACCACCATTTCCTGCAGTTAGCGGATTATTTGGCAAGCCAACAATTATAAATAATGTTGAGACTCTTGCGAATATCCCCGGAATTATGGAAAATGGTTACAAAACTTTTGCGGCAATTGGAACCGAAAAAAGCAAAGGAACCAAGGTTTTCGCCATGTCTGGTAAAATTGCTTTCACCGGATTAGTTGAAGTACCAATGGGAACAACTATTCGCGAGGTCTTGTTTGATATTTCGGGTGGAATAAAAGACAATAAAAAATTTAAAGCAGTTCAGATTGGTGGTCCATCTGGTGGCTGTATTACCGAAGCAAATCTCGACATCCCAATCGACTATGAATCAATAATAAAAGCAGGAGCAATGATGGGTTCTGGCGGATTGGTTGTAATGGACGAAGAAACCTGCATGGTTGATATTGCAAAGTTCTTTATGAATTTTATTCAGAGCGAAAGTTGTGGAAAATGTATTCCCTGTCGCGAAGGAACTAAAAGAATGTTGGAAATTCTTGAAGGTATAACCAAACGTCCAAGTAATGACAATACATATAGTGCTTTAGAAAGAGTAAACGGTGTTATTCAATTAGAAAAATTAAGCACAGTTATTAAAGAAACTTCGCTTTGCGGACTTGGGCAGACTGCTCCAAATCCAGTATTAAGCACATTAAAATGGTTCAGACACGAATACGAAGAACATATTTTTGATCGTAAATGTGCTGCAGGAGTTTGTACCGAACTAAGAATCTTCAAAATAGATGTAAGTAAATGTACCGGATGTACTGTTTGCGCTAAAAAATGCCCAAGCGGTGCAATTATCGGAGGAAAGAAAACACCTCACTTTGTTGTTCAGGATAAATGTATTTCATGCGGTGCATGTGTTGAAGCATGCAAGTTTGATGCAATTGAAATTTTATAA
- the nuoE gene encoding NADH-quinone oxidoreductase subunit NuoE, whose product MQIEEILTAHKDSERDSLIPILQEIQEAEGYLSREAVIRVGKHLDIPTSRIFGVATFYNQFRFEPTGKYHIQICRGTACHVLGSSTVLDVLEKQLKIKAGKTTRDGLFSIEVVACIGACGLAPVICINGEFHAKVNPEKIKQIVETLKNQNS is encoded by the coding sequence ATGCAAATTGAAGAAATTTTAACAGCCCACAAAGATTCTGAAAGAGATTCTTTAATCCCGATTCTTCAGGAAATACAGGAAGCAGAAGGATATTTATCGCGCGAGGCAGTTATCAGAGTTGGTAAACATTTAGATATTCCAACAAGCAGAATTTTTGGAGTTGCAACATTTTATAATCAGTTTAGATTTGAACCTACCGGTAAATACCATATTCAAATTTGCAGAGGTACAGCATGTCACGTGCTTGGCTCCTCGACAGTTTTAGATGTTCTCGAAAAACAACTCAAAATAAAAGCCGGAAAAACCACACGCGACGGACTATTTAGTATCGAAGTTGTTGCATGTATCGGTGCTTGTGGATTAGCTCCGGTTATTTGTATTAACGGTGAGTTTCATGCAAAAGTAAACCCAGAAAAAATTAAACAGATTGTTGAAACATTAAAGAATCAAAACTCTTAG
- a CDS encoding response regulator codes for MSKKVLIVDDDIDVINIVETILKNDGYTVITANDKKEGMKKMKESHPDLAILDVMMTTHFEGFELAKEINEVEKIKKVPVLIQTSIEVLDTTDPDVIGMAREYRRQFKNRELDVLLIQNNKHNLAGIDYINTLGQNVYVSVDGFVRKPVEMKSLLREVKRLIG; via the coding sequence ATGAGTAAAAAAGTGTTAATAGTTGACGACGACATAGACGTTATCAACATAGTAGAAACCATTCTTAAGAATGACGGTTATACAGTAATAACTGCAAACGACAAAAAGGAAGGAATGAAAAAAATGAAGGAATCACATCCTGATTTAGCTATCCTTGATGTTATGATGACAACTCATTTCGAAGGATTTGAGCTTGCAAAAGAAATTAACGAAGTAGAAAAAATTAAGAAAGTGCCTGTATTAATTCAGACTTCAATTGAAGTTTTGGACACAACAGACCCTGACGTAATTGGTATGGCTCGTGAATACCGCAGACAATTTAAAAACAGAGAACTTGATGTTTTGTTAATTCAAAACAATAAGCACAATTTAGCCGGAATCGACTACATAAATACATTAGGACAAAATGTTTATGTATCTGTTGATGGCTTTGTAAGAAAACCAGTTGAAATGAAATCGCTTTTAAGAGAAGTTAAAAGATTAATAGGCTAA
- a CDS encoding Cache 3/Cache 2 fusion domain-containing protein has product MFLPIGVGIFLAVLFITLLSIQFIRENIYEQLGQNISLEVHTISKMFEREKALKLEQVKTNLNVIEEQFKKADFSISNKKVEIYAINQITNKTIKTDLSDWQIDGKELLKNYDFVDNIQKVTGSNATIFQKIDSGYIRISTNVLDNDGNRAVKTFIPNNSPVVKTIEKGKEFIGRAYVVNSWQITAYKPIVYKNKIIGMLYVGKNEKDLTVLKQILTSFRINKSGYITVCDNIGNPIIFNKNENEIHKEIELVTNEKSNTKGIIRYYSEVDNSDKMIAYQYIPDFELTVFAAVNLKKESEEIIDKIIFTSIIVGVVMLILLSVFVYFVTTKNLHSYLKQLEISNLKLAKAKEELEKTEKRFQILFNSGSDEVYVSNLYGEIIEVNTYACETLGYSREELLKMRWQDLKTPKFKQVVQQRIESILKNGTLTYETEHITKDGKVILIEMKSRLIEYNQEQVILSIARNITERKAQEKQIINTIIETEEKERRRFAADLHDGLSPILTTIKLYADLLKSENFNKTPKQEILQNIDELVSLALKSAKEISYNITPAILQDFGLSTAISEFTDYIKTTNSVEVDFTSTYNIKAPGIIEPVLYQVVKELINNTLKHANATKIQIELKCENNQIILYYKDNGKGFNFKENFKNSNGLGLNNIVSKIKTIKGTCEFHSEKTKGMFVLIVLKIDENI; this is encoded by the coding sequence ATGTTCTTGCCAATAGGGGTGGGCATATTTTTGGCCGTATTGTTTATTACATTATTGTCAATTCAGTTTATTCGTGAAAACATTTATGAGCAATTAGGACAGAACATTTCATTAGAGGTTCATACTATATCAAAAATGTTTGAACGCGAAAAGGCTTTAAAGCTTGAGCAGGTTAAAACTAATTTAAATGTTATAGAAGAACAGTTTAAAAAAGCAGATTTCAGCATATCAAACAAAAAAGTAGAAATTTATGCAATTAATCAAATAACTAACAAAACGATTAAAACGGATTTAAGTGATTGGCAAATAGATGGTAAAGAGTTATTGAAAAATTATGATTTTGTAGATAATATCCAAAAAGTAACCGGGTCAAATGCAACAATTTTTCAGAAAATTGATAGCGGATATATTAGAATTTCTACTAATGTTTTAGATAATGATGGAAATAGAGCAGTTAAAACTTTTATTCCTAACAATTCACCTGTAGTTAAAACAATTGAAAAAGGAAAAGAATTTATTGGTCGCGCATATGTTGTAAACAGCTGGCAGATTACCGCATACAAACCTATTGTCTATAAGAATAAAATAATAGGAATGTTATATGTCGGAAAAAACGAAAAAGATTTAACAGTATTAAAGCAAATATTAACATCGTTCAGAATAAATAAGTCGGGTTATATTACTGTTTGTGACAATATCGGTAACCCAATTATTTTTAATAAAAACGAAAACGAAATTCATAAAGAAATTGAACTTGTAACAAATGAAAAATCTAATACAAAAGGGATTATTAGATATTATTCTGAAGTTGATAATTCTGATAAAATGATTGCCTACCAGTATATTCCCGATTTTGAGTTAACTGTATTTGCTGCTGTTAATTTGAAAAAGGAATCGGAAGAAATTATAGATAAAATAATTTTTACTTCAATAATTGTTGGTGTTGTAATGCTGATACTTCTTTCTGTATTTGTATATTTTGTTACAACCAAGAATCTACATTCTTATTTAAAGCAACTCGAAATATCTAATTTAAAACTTGCAAAAGCCAAAGAGGAACTGGAAAAAACCGAAAAACGATTTCAGATATTATTTAACTCTGGTAGCGATGAGGTTTATGTTAGCAACTTATATGGTGAAATAATTGAAGTTAATACATATGCCTGCGAAACACTGGGTTATTCGCGAGAAGAATTACTTAAAATGCGTTGGCAGGATTTAAAAACGCCAAAATTTAAACAAGTTGTACAACAACGTATAGAAAGTATTTTAAAAAACGGAACTTTAACATATGAAACCGAGCACATTACCAAAGACGGAAAGGTTATTCTTATTGAAATGAAGAGCCGTTTAATTGAATACAATCAGGAACAGGTAATTTTAAGTATAGCAAGAAATATTACTGAAAGAAAAGCGCAGGAAAAACAAATAATAAATACAATTATTGAAACAGAAGAAAAGGAGAGAAGGCGCTTTGCTGCTGATTTACACGATGGTTTAAGTCCTATTTTAACAACTATTAAATTATATGCAGATTTATTAAAATCAGAAAACTTTAATAAAACACCAAAACAGGAAATTCTTCAAAACATTGATGAATTGGTTAGTTTAGCTTTAAAGAGTGCAAAAGAAATTTCCTATAACATAACACCTGCAATTCTTCAGGATTTTGGATTAAGTACAGCAATTAGCGAATTTACTGATTATATTAAGACAACAAATTCTGTAGAGGTTGATTTTACTTCAACTTATAATATTAAAGCTCCGGGAATTATTGAGCCTGTTTTATATCAGGTTGTTAAAGAGTTAATAAATAACACTTTAAAACATGCGAATGCTACAAAAATTCAGATTGAATTGAAATGTGAAAACAATCAGATAATTTTATACTACAAGGATAATGGTAAGGGGTTTAACTTTAAAGAAAATTTTAAGAACAGTAATGGTTTGGGATTAAATAATATTGTAAGTAAAATTAAAACCATAAAGGGTACTTGTGAGTTTCATTCCGAAAAAACTAAAGGAATGTTTGTGTTAATTGTTTTAAAAATTGACGAAAATATATAA
- a CDS encoding response regulator transcription factor: protein MEIISVIIADDHIIFRKGLRTVLNEIDNIKVIGEASNGNELLDLLKTDVADVILMDIKMPYMDGIAATKKISEKYPDTKIIALTMHEEIGYFNEMISSGALGFLLKKTNKEELEKALNAVACGDNYFSEEFIGNLNKRTEKNIKSTVKLSEREQEILEFICKGLSNVEIAAKLGLSQKTIDGHRARLFEKTGAVNAPNLVMFAVKNGLIKTQ from the coding sequence ATGGAAATAATTTCTGTAATCATTGCCGACGATCATATTATTTTTAGAAAAGGGCTTAGAACTGTTTTAAATGAAATAGATAATATTAAAGTAATTGGCGAAGCATCAAATGGAAACGAGTTATTAGATCTTTTAAAAACGGATGTTGCTGATGTTATTTTAATGGATATTAAAATGCCTTATATGGATGGTATTGCAGCTACTAAAAAGATTAGCGAAAAATATCCTGACACAAAGATAATTGCTTTGACAATGCATGAAGAAATTGGATATTTTAACGAAATGATTTCATCAGGTGCATTAGGTTTTTTGCTTAAAAAGACTAATAAGGAAGAGCTTGAAAAAGCTTTAAATGCAGTAGCTTGCGGTGACAATTATTTTTCTGAGGAGTTTATTGGTAACCTTAACAAAAGAACAGAAAAAAACATAAAATCAACAGTCAAACTATCCGAAAGAGAACAAGAAATTTTAGAGTTTATTTGTAAAGGATTGTCTAATGTTGAAATTGCTGCAAAACTTGGACTAAGCCAGAAAACAATTGACGGTCACAGAGCCAGATTATTTGAAAAAACCGGTGCTGTAAATGCGCCAAACCTTGTAATGTTTGCTGTAAAAAACGGGTTGATAAAAACGCAGTAA